The genomic stretch actaaaattctctgattccagcttcttaaatgtgaatattttctggtttctttagtcctgtatgacagtaaactgaatatatttgggttgtggactgttggtggagacaaaacaagatattttaggttgcatcttgggctttttcactattttctgacattttatagaacaaacGACTAATCAAAAAAACACAGATcaatccataatgaaaataataatttaccACACTATTACACAACTATTACAGCCAAATGTTTGAGTTCTCATTAGTCATAACTGTTTAAAACTGGTTAAACTCTCTTCTATCCTGTTTTATATCTCTGTCTAACTAGTCTGAGCGGACTAACTACTCGCACAGATCAAACTTTTTTGGTATGCAGTATGTGCCATTTAGCTCACGTAGTACTGATCCTTACAGCACATTAGAGATTACGGATGTGTGCTAAAGTTCAACGCTAAACGTCAAAGTTCACCGATATATCCCACCGTACCCGTCGTTCACGTTTTCCTCACGGGGGTCGCACGGTGAACTATTGCGCAACCACAGCGGTATGCGTAACAGGAGTTTGGAGGACGCAATGTCACGTCCATGTGAGGAAAAATAACATACTCATTAAGAATTTCAGTAAACAGCAACCGTGTTAATGTTTATAATAGAGATAATGAAGTAAAGTTGACTTACTAACCTTCGTCTGTGAAGCGAAAGCTGCGCAGGAACAGCAGACAGTCGTGCAGCCCGGCGAACAGCGAGAAGCCGCCGCCGAACGGATTGTCCCTGAAGAAGAGCTCGAACACGGCGGGCTCCTGGTGCCGGCCGGCCCGCCAGTACGCGTAGGCCATGGTGAACTGGTACAGGTCCGTCAGCAGCGGCGGGACCCGCTCCCGGATCGACCGCTCTATGAGCCCGCATGTGTTGCTGGACGGCGCTGCCATGTTATTCAAACCCTGGTTCCAGGTTCACTGATGCCGAGATCTCTGGGACTTGCAGTTCTCCGCAGCCACACTTGACTCCTTCAACTTGAACTGCAGCAGAAACTGAGCGGAGCCCCAAAGGCAGAGCAGGCGTGATACCTTCTGCAGTTCCAGTTTCAAATGAAGCTCTCCAGTTGGCAAATATTTTCTTAGATGGCGTATTTATAATCTAATCTAACCGGCCTTCGCTTTCTCTGGACAGCAGAATTCAGAAATGTCCTGACCAGGTCATGCGTCGTTTAACAGATTCATTtggctaattttttttttaataagatgAATGagatttatttaataattacCTTTTCCAAGAACCATTATCCATGCTGTCCCTGGATGTCCTGGCAGAGGGCcggtggtggaggaagtattcagatccttcagCATAAATAGTGATCCAATTAAATGGCTCCTTGTAGGGCGTTGAATAGTAGATGAGTTTAAGCATATTAAAGGTCAGGTTCACAATTCTTCAGGTCTGTTAAGACAACAGTCAGGAGGctaaatgaacagtgaaacagatcccttcataatgcacacacaatggaagtgatggaggacaaaatccacagtcctgcctctgtgcaaaaatgtatttaaaagttcatctgaagcttcaacgtccaaatgagtcaaatcaagtagatatctttcaatgttacagtctttttagtgccaaagtccctctttttgttactgtacttccaccgcagctcaacagggaaacacaaagagggaatttgatgctaaaaagactgtaaatgtgtcagatatccacttgatatgactaactcagactgctgaagcctcatataagcttcagataaacttttaaatacatttttgcataaaacgACTGTAATGacctccatcatttacattgaaagcacatttggaTCTTTTAagagccagtatgaacagaaggaaaacctctttctctgttcttatggacacctgactgttgttttaaagttgtgaccctgtcctttaagtacaCTAACAGGGTGATGTGGCAAGATCTGCAGTAGAAATGTGACCTGCAACATTTCCTGTCCATGATGTGACACAACAAAAGAACACATGACCTTCAGAATATCTCATTTATTCAAGACGGATATTTCAGTCACCAGAAACGTTCCTGTTCTTACACacaacatattaacatttcataacTGCTACTTCTTGCACTAGCTGATCTATCTTACCTGTATTATTATGTGCTGCAGTCatgtgtcaaatgtttaaatcaagCAATGGAGCCACTGTAGTTGTTATCATAAATAACATGTTTctgtattaaatgtattattctatgtatttttgtattttgatgtaCAACCACATGAACACAATGTACCAAACAACATCTCTCTTCTTTAATCTTTTCACTGCTGCTACTATGACACCCTTTACCCTTCtgacatattttcatgtttttgaattttgtctttaaatgtgaagaaacagaaaacactttttaatataaaagaACATCTTTCAAGCTCTTATCTCAAACCCTGCAGCTTTACACCAGTAGTTCCCAACCCTGCATCAGAAATCTAACATGTTTTCAGATGATGAACAGaataggaaagaaaaaaacacaccttcCTGCTACACACaattacagtgtgtttattagatgttgcttttttcttgtgaCATACTGAATAGTTTAATCTCTGCAGGACCTTAAAGATGATTCAAATGAAGGGAATGTTAAGAGAGAACGAGGGGTCACAAGTAGACACTGCTTTGTTTGAGAGGTCTCAGGCTAAAACAAGGTTGGGAACAACAGATTTAGCCACTTAAATCCAGTCCAACAGTCtacatcaaatgttaaatatgacAAATCCACTTCTCACACGTCATGTAACTCAAGGACATGCTGGCCCAGGTTTCAATCAGTAGCAATCACACTGTGATCACAAGCATCAGTAGTGTATTTTCCTGCCGTCAGGATGAAAATTCAATGATTAAGGTGCATCTTTAACCTGTTGGGGACGTTATCCGACTCCTCCTTCCTGCCCACTGCCCTCCTCTGCTATGGGGAAGCTTCCTGCGAGCTCATTGGTCAGTTTGTGTTGCTTCCCTCCCCACAGGAAGTGTGTAGGCTGTCCTGATTGGCCCTGCTCCGGAGCGTAAACAAAGAACGGGCTGAGCTCGATGGCCAGAGCCGATCGGACCAGGCCGACGCTGCCTGTTCGCTCTGAGCAGGGGTGGTACACTCGTCCGCTGGCAGGATGCATGTAAATCGCCTCCGGACGGAAGGGGACAGTCAGCTTCTCCGCCCCGCCGCAGTACGACAGCAGCTCCTGGTCTCCCATGATGCCCTGCGGCCCTGCGGGGCTCTGCAGCAGGTGGGTGAAGACCACAGGTCGGTCATCGCAGCGCATGAAGTTCCTCTCTCTGCCACACAGGGACACGAAGGGGAAGTCCTCCTGGTAACGCCCGCTCTGATTTACACGCAGACGGCTGAAGAAGAAGACCAGGAACTGCTTATCTGATAATAAAGAAACAGATGATGAAGAGTTGAAGGCTTCAGCAGTTTCACACTCAAACTCTGAGCCTGTTAGTAGACATTCTTTATTTTAGGGGTTCACAAGCCAAAAAACATTAGGTTTAGTCAGCAAAGTGCCACAAAAGTAGTGAAAAAAGCTCATTTAAGTTTCCCAGAGAACAAtgtgatgtctttaaatgtcttgttttgtcagataaacggtcaaaaatcaaaagatgttcagtttaagGTGacataaaaatagagaaaagaagCACGTCttcacattagagaagctggaaccagagaacaTTTGGTAAATTGTTTGATAAACTGACTAAACTATGCATCAGATATAAATAGCTGTCTATCAATTAtctgatcaactaatcaattgtcttatttttgttaataCTACAGAAGCACATCTACCAAATGTGCACTGTTCCTTTATGATTAAGATTTccataaaatactttttaaacgTTTAAATGTGGTGGAGGTCAAGTTTATGACATGTTAACAACACTTAAATCTAAATCTACtctatgtaaaataaaaactgtgcGTGTGTATTGACGTATTTTTACCTTTGAAGCAGGTGACAAAGTTCTTCACTTTAGTGTCATCCAGGAACAGCTGGAAGCACAAATCAACATGTCATGCAAGGACAAGAATCTAATGTGTATTTTTAAGGATTTTGTTGTATGTCAGCTTCTACACTCACCTGTCCCTGGTGGTCAATATAGTAGAAGTATTCTCGGATGCGAGGCTCGGGGCTCTGGCCCTGGATGTATGTAGCGGCGGTCCTGGAGGCGGTGTAGCCGGCAGGCAGGCAGCGCAGAGCGGTCAGACTCCTCCAGCTGAGAGTCGCAGTCCGGAGGAACAACATGGCCGCGCAGGACCGCAAAGGGTTATATTATTCAGATATAAACAGGAAAACAGAGCGACCGGAGTGTCCGAATGACAACCAGTGTTTCAAAGCGAGTTCCTACTCAAAGACGTTGTTAAATAACCCAGAACTTTCCCTCATGATGTTGTTTTCAAAGATGTAACCCGGAAGAGTTTGACTGCTGAAATATCTGAGTTTATTATTAACTGCTGCCACCTAGCGGACAATGATCACACTTTAATGTAAATATGACACTATTTAACACAAGATAAAgtcaatataataatataaacatggCAGTGTCATTCTACAGTCATATGCATTATATATTGCTTGTGTTACATCAAAGCCTCATGCTGGATTGAAATagtgttgttcttttttctaGTGTTGTTGATATGAtcatatgaaataaaatgaatgaattatttatACAGGTCTATTAAAAAAGTCAGATTTCAGTAGAACTTTGAGGTATTTTTGCTTGTGAGTAAAATTGTttgcaaaaatattaaaaaatatataataaattcaACCAGTGAGCTTGAATTTGTCTATGATCTCACATATTATATCACTAATTGAAAATGCTATTAAGCCACCGTCACTACTATCAAAAACATAATGGCTTCATTCATTCCCAAAAGCTTTGACAatgttaaaaagacaaacagtttcctcttttaaacaaaatacaCCATGTGAGCCAGTACAGTTTTACTAGAGGTTATAAATAGAGATTTACAAGGATATTATGAGGAACCTTAAAAGGGATTTTTAACTTTGTTGGAGCATATTTGTAGGCAATCCACATTTCTTCTTATccatggggaaaaaaaaactcctaaAGAATTAGCCTGCAGGGTTGAGTCTATTTTTAGAGTGAATTACACCTTTTATATGTTTGCCATTTAAAGATTAACTAAACATAACTCCAGGGGGTCATTTTTAACTTATCCTGTATAACTAAGGTGACATTTCATTAACTGAATGTGCCCCATTGCTCAAACCAGAGAACTGAAGTCCTTGTGGTGAACCGGGGATTTATGATAATCCTAAACTGTTTGTATTACGATATGAAATTCCTCTGATTGTCAAACAGATTAGATTTAGACTGCATGTTATTTTGGgaggtttgttttggttttatgatcAATGACATTACTCTCACTCCACACTGCACATCTTTATTACAGTCCTGGAagtctgtctgaaacatgtttttaggtGTGTGTTGAATGCTTCATATG from Thunnus albacares chromosome 9, fThuAlb1.1, whole genome shotgun sequence encodes the following:
- the c9h8orf82 gene encoding UPF0598 protein C8orf82 homolog, which gives rise to MLNSQRLQLLPCEDLMLDSRCGNWRSLTALRCLPAGYTASRTAATYIQGQSPEPRIREYFYYIDHQGQLFLDDTKVKNFVTCFKDKQFLVFFFSRLRVNQSGRYQEDFPFVSLCGRERNFMRCDDRPVVFTHLLQSPAGPQGIMGDQELLSYCGGAEKLTVPFRPEAIYMHPASGRVYHPCSERTGSVGLVRSALAIELSPFFVYAPEQGQSGQPTHFLWGGKQHKLTNELAGSFPIAEEGSGQEGGVG